The sequence GCGACCCACACGGCGGGGTCGCCATCGGCGCTCATCGTGTCGACCGCGCGGGCATAGGCAAAGGGCAGGGTGAGGACGACGACCTTGGCCGCCAGCACGAAGAAGGCCGCGCCGGCGATACGCCGTTTCAGCTCCGGGCGGCCCTTGGGCCACAGGTAGGGCAGGAAGCGCCGCATGGTCGCCCAGTCGGCAGTCTCACCCGTGCCTGTCTGTTGCCCGAAATCTCTCACGTCGCCCGCAAGGTGGGGCCTCGCGCGCCGCGCGGCAAGAGCGCGCTACTGCCCGTTCAGTCGCGTGGCGCGTCCCTCGAAGTGGAAGGCGCGGTCCAGCGGCACGTCGCCCGGCAGGTCGAACAGCACGCGGCGGCTGCGGAAATCGATGGCCACGCGCTTGAACAGGCGCAGTTCGCTCATGCCCAGGATCAGCGCCGGGCGCTCGTTCAGGTCGAGCGCCGCGAAAGTGGGGGAATCGGCAAAGGAGATGACCACGTTGTTGACGATTGCCCGACCCAGCGCGAGGCGGCGGGCGACCCGCGCCTCTCCCGAAATCTGCACGCCGTTGACGTCGGTCATCACCGAATCCTCCAGCGTGCGCCGCCGTTGCAGCCGCCGTTCCAGCGCCATGTTGCCGACCGAGCCCTGCGCGCCGGTATCGACGATCACGTCGACATCGACGCCGTCGATCTGCGCGCGGTGGATGATCAGCTGACCCAGCCGCTCGCGCGCACGCACGATGATATCGTAGCCGCCCGACCCGCCGCTGCCGAGGCTGTCGGACACGCTCATTTCGCTGTTGGTGAAGTCCAGCAGCACGCGCTGGCCCTGCAGGCTGTCGAGGCCGAGGATACCGTCGGCGCCGCCGATATGCTGTCCTTCCACCAGCGGCGCGGTGCGGATCGTCATGCTGCGTTCGCCCAGCATGAAGTCGGGCACCATGGTTGTCTGCACCGGCCGCCTGCTGGCCATGCCCACCAGCATGGCGTTGTCA is a genomic window of Aurantiacibacter sp. MUD11 containing:
- a CDS encoding retropepsin-like aspartic protease, giving the protein MGWIALATALALAGADTAAVDTEATEPPQAAETQASAAIEPPVIDVITMEIERYRRMTVPVTIMGEGPFNFMVDTGAQATVLSLALADQLQLHDRDNAMLVGMASRRPVQTTMVPDFMLGERSMTIRTAPLVEGQHIGGADGILGLDSLQGQRVLLDFTNSEMSVSDSLGSGGSGGYDIIVRARERLGQLIIHRAQIDGVDVDVIVDTGAQGSVGNMALERRLQRRRTLEDSVMTDVNGVQISGEARVARRLALGRAIVNNVVISFADSPTFAALDLNERPALILGMSELRLFKRVAIDFRSRRVLFDLPGDVPLDRAFHFEGRATRLNGQ